A region of Arabidopsis thaliana chromosome 5, partial sequence DNA encodes the following proteins:
- the AGL8 gene encoding AGAMOUS-like 8 (AGAMOUS-like 8 (AGL8); FUNCTIONS IN: sequence-specific DNA binding transcription factor activity; INVOLVED IN: positive regulation of flower development, maintenance of inflorescence meristem identity, fruit development; LOCATED IN: nucleus; EXPRESSED IN: 19 plant structures; EXPRESSED DURING: 8 growth stages; CONTAINS InterPro DOMAIN/s: Transcription factor, MADS-box (InterPro:IPR002100), Transcription factor, K-box (InterPro:IPR002487); BEST Arabidopsis thaliana protein match is: K-box region and MADS-box transcription factor family protein (TAIR:AT1G69120.1); Has 30201 Blast hits to 17322 proteins in 780 species: Archae - 12; Bacteria - 1396; Metazoa - 17338; Fungi - 3422; Plants - 5037; Viruses - 0; Other Eukaryotes - 2996 (source: NCBI BLink).), translating to MGRGRVQLKRIENKINRQVTFSKRRSGLLKKAHEISVLCDAEVALIVFSSKGKLFEYSTDSCMERILERYDRYLYSDKQLVGRDVSQSENWVLEHAKLKARVEVLEKNKRNFMGEDLDSLSLKELQSLEHQLDAAIKSIRSRKNQAMFESISALQKKDKALQDHNNSLLKKIKEREKKTGQQEGQLVQCSNSSSVLLPQYCVTSSRDGFVERVGGENGGASSLTEPNSLLPAWMLRPTTTNE from the exons atgggAAGAGGTAGGGTTCAGCTGAAGAGGATAGAGAACAAGATCAATAGGCAAGTTACTTTCTCAAAGAGAAGGTCTGGTTTGCTCAAGAAAGCTCATGAGATCTCTGTTCTCTGCGATGCTGAGGTTGCTCTCATCGTCTTCTCTTCCAAAGGCAAACTCTTCGAATATTCCACCGACTCTtg CATGGAGAGGATACTTGAACGCTATGATCGCTATTTATATTCAGACAAACAACTTGTTGGCCGAGACGTTTCACAAAGT GAAAATTGGGTTCTAGAACATGCTAAGCTCAAGGCAAGAGTTGAGGTActtgagaagaacaaaag GAATTTTATGGGGGAAGATCTTGATTCGTTGAGCTTGAAGGAGCTCCAAAGCTTGGAGCATCAGCTCGATGCAGCTATCAAGAGCATTAGGTCAAGAAAG AACCAAGCTATGTTCGAATCCATATCTGCGCTCCAGAAGAAG GATAAAGCCTTGCAAGATCACAACAATTCGCTTCTCAAAAAG aTTAAGGAGAGGGAGAAGAAAACGGGTCAGCAAGAAGGACAATTAGTCCAATGCTCCAACTCTTCTTCAGTTCTTCTGCCTCAATACTGCGTAACCTCCTCCAG AGATGGCTTTGTGGAGAGAGTTGGGGGAGAGAACGGTGGTGCATCGTCGTTGACGGAACCAAACTCTCTGCTTCCGGCTTGGATGTTACGTCCTACCACTACGAACGAGTAG
- the AGL8 gene encoding AGAMOUS-like 8 (AGAMOUS-like 8 (AGL8); FUNCTIONS IN: sequence-specific DNA binding transcription factor activity; INVOLVED IN: positive regulation of flower development, maintenance of inflorescence meristem identity, fruit development; LOCATED IN: nucleus; EXPRESSED IN: 19 plant structures; EXPRESSED DURING: 8 growth stages; CONTAINS InterPro DOMAIN/s: Transcription factor, K-box (InterPro:IPR002487); BEST Arabidopsis thaliana protein match is: K-box region and MADS-box transcription factor family protein (TAIR:AT1G69120.1); Has 3783 Blast hits to 3782 proteins in 618 species: Archae - 0; Bacteria - 2; Metazoa - 1; Fungi - 10; Plants - 3766; Viruses - 0; Other Eukaryotes - 4 (source: NCBI BLink).): protein MERILERYDRYLYSDKQLVGRDVSQSENWVLEHAKLKARVEVLEKNKRNFMGEDLDSLSLKELQSLEHQLDAAIKSIRSRKNQAMFESISALQKKDKALQDHNNSLLKKIKEREKKTGQQEGQLVQCSNSSSVLLPQYCVTSSRDGFVERVGGENGGASSLTEPNSLLPAWMLRPTTTNE from the exons ATGGAGAGGATACTTGAACGCTATGATCGCTATTTATATTCAGACAAACAACTTGTTGGCCGAGACGTTTCACAAAGT GAAAATTGGGTTCTAGAACATGCTAAGCTCAAGGCAAGAGTTGAGGTActtgagaagaacaaaag GAATTTTATGGGGGAAGATCTTGATTCGTTGAGCTTGAAGGAGCTCCAAAGCTTGGAGCATCAGCTCGATGCAGCTATCAAGAGCATTAGGTCAAGAAAG AACCAAGCTATGTTCGAATCCATATCTGCGCTCCAGAAGAAG GATAAAGCCTTGCAAGATCACAACAATTCGCTTCTCAAAAAG aTTAAGGAGAGGGAGAAGAAAACGGGTCAGCAAGAAGGACAATTAGTCCAATGCTCCAACTCTTCTTCAGTTCTTCTGCCTCAATACTGCGTAACCTCCTCCAG AGATGGCTTTGTGGAGAGAGTTGGGGGAGAGAACGGTGGTGCATCGTCGTTGACGGAACCAAACTCTCTGCTTCCGGCTTGGATGTTACGTCCTACCACTACGAACGAGTAG
- the RLK1 gene encoding receptor-like protein kinase 1 (receptor-like protein kinase 1 (RLK1); FUNCTIONS IN: in 6 functions; INVOLVED IN: protein amino acid phosphorylation; LOCATED IN: endomembrane system; EXPRESSED IN: 23 plant structures; EXPRESSED DURING: 13 growth stages; CONTAINS InterPro DOMAIN/s: Curculin-like (mannose-binding) lectin (InterPro:IPR001480), Protein kinase, ATP binding site (InterPro:IPR017441), Serine/threonine-protein kinase domain (InterPro:IPR002290), Serine/threonine-protein kinase-like domain (InterPro:IPR017442), Serine/threonine-protein kinase, active site (InterPro:IPR008271), Protein kinase-like domain (InterPro:IPR011009), Protein kinase, catalytic domain (InterPro:IPR000719), Tyrosine-protein kinase, catalytic domain (InterPro:IPR020635); BEST Arabidopsis thaliana protein match is: lectin protein kinase family protein (TAIR:AT1G34300.1); Has 1807 Blast hits to 1807 proteins in 277 species: Archae - 0; Bacteria - 0; Metazoa - 736; Fungi - 347; Plants - 385; Viruses - 0; Other Eukaryotes - 339 (source: NCBI BLink).), with translation MGSLSCSIIHLVLILQLQTFFVFSQNIRNGSVPVGESLTASESQQISSSWRSPSGDFAFGFRKIQPNDGFTLSIWFDKISDKTIVWHAQAVNTTTGLVPNGSKVTLTADGGLVIADPRGQELWRALSGGSVSRGRFTDDGNFVLFRDGSEDSDEVLWSSFENPTDTLLPNQNIEVGRNLSSRRTETSFKKGRFSLRLEDDGNLQLHSLNAETASESDIYSQYYESNTNDPNNPGIQLVFNQSGEIYVLQRNNSRFVVKDRDPDFSIAAPFYISTGFLLSTIIPKEARRIVGGCLLGLCXDNMCSPDDALGNMACGYNNICSLGNNKRPKCECPERFVLKDPSNEYGDCLPDFEMQTCRPENQTANSDVNLYEFITLEKTNWPFGDYESYANYDEERCKASCLSDCLCAAVIFGTNRDLKCWKKKFPLSHGERSPRGDSDTFIKVRNRSIADVPVTGNRAKKLDWLIIACSVLLGTSAFVIFDTSCSYRKTKKSKNMMKNQARDIGRTTATTTANELNLRVFTYGELAEATRDFTEELGRGAFGIVYKGYLEVAGGSEVTVAVKKLDRLDLDNEKEFKNEVKVIGQIHHKNLVRLIGFCNEGQSQMIVYEFLPQGTLANFLFRRPRPSWEDRKNIAVAIARGILYLHEECSEQIIHCDIKPQNILLDEYYTPRISDFGLAKLLLMNQTYTLTNIRGTKGYVAPEWFRNSPITSKVDVYSYGVMLLEIVCCKKAVDLEDNVILINWAYDCFRQGRLEDLTEDDSEAMNDMETVERYVKIAIWCIQEEHGMRPNMRNVTQMLEGVIQVFDPPNPSPYSTFTWSDESLSSDPVSLV, from the exons ATGGGTTCTCTTTCTTGTTCAATAATCCATCTGGTTCTTATTCTGCAACTACAAacatttttcgttttttctcaaaacatcAGAAACGGCTCTGTTCCTGTCGGAGAATCTCTCACCGCTTCAGAGTCCCAACAAATCTCTAGTTCATGGCGTTCACCTTCCGGTGACTTTGCTTTCGGGTTCCGCAAGATCCAACCAAACGACGGTTTCACTCTCTCCATTTGGTTCGACAAGATTTCTGACAAGACCATCGTGTGGCACGCACAAGCCGTCAACACAACCACCGGTCTTGTCCCTAATGGTTCGAAGGTTACATTAACTGCAGATGGCGGTCTGGTTATCGCTGACCCTCGAGGTCAGGAGCTGTGGAGAGCGTTGAGTGGTGGCTCTGTTTCTCGAGGGCGATTTACTGACGACGGAAACTTCGTTCTTTTCAGAGATGGGTCAGAAGATTCTGACGAGGTTCTATGGTCGAGCTTTGAAAATCCCACCGACACTCTGTTACCTAATCAG aATATAGAAGTTGGAAGGAATCTGTCATCACGTAGGACAGAGACGAGCTTCAAAAAAGGAAGATTCAGCCTACGTCTAGAGGATGACGGAAATCTTCAGCTTCACTCTCTCAACGCCGAGACTGCCTCAGAATCAGACATATACTCTCAGTACTACGAAAGTAATACCAACGATCCAAACAACCCCGGGATTCAATTAGTTTTCAACCAGTCAGGGGAAATATATGTTCTTCAAAGGAACAATTCAAGATTCGTCGTCAAAGATAGAGATCCGGATTTTTCTATCGCCGCGCCGTTCTACATTTCGACGGGGTTTTTGCTGAGTACTATCATCCCAAAGGAGGCCAGGAGAATAGTGGGTGGGTGTTTGCTTGGGCTGTGCCGGATAATATGTGTAGCCCCGATGATGCACTTGGGAATATGGCTTGTGggtataataatatatgtagtTTAGGAAACAACAAGAGGCCAAAATGTGAGTGTCCTGAGAGGTTTGTGTTAAAGGATCCGAGCAATGAGTATGGTGATTGTTTGCCAGATTTTGAGATGCAGACTTGTAGACCAGAGAACCAAACCGCAAACTCAGATGTGAATCTTTACGAGTTCATTACTTTAGAGAAGACGAATTGGCCGTTTGGGGATTATGAGAGTTATGCCAACTATGATGAAGAAAGATGTAAAGCTTCTTGTCTTAGCGATTGTTTATGTGCTGCGGTTATTTTTGGAACAAATCGGGATCTAAAAtgttggaagaagaagtttccCTTGTCTCACGGTGAAAGATCTCCACGTGGTGATAGTGATACATTCATTAAGGTTCGAAACCGCTCCATCGCGGATGTTCCAGTTACCGGAAACAGAGCGAAAAAACTTGACTGGTTAATCATTGCTTGTTCTGTTCTACTTGGAACTTCagcttttgtgatttttgatACTTCTTGCTCTTTATAGAAAGACTAAGAAGAGTAAAAATATGATGAAGAATCAAGCGAGAGATATCGGTCGGACTACAGCTACAACTACTGCAAATGAGTTGAATTTGAGGGTCTTTACATATGGAGAGCTTGCAGAGGCTACAAGAGATTTCACGGAAGAGCTTGGAAGAGGAGCCTTTGGTATAGTTTACAAAGGATATTTAGAAGTTGCCGGTGGTTCTGAAGTTACCGTGGCTGTGAAGAAACTAGATCGTCTTGATTTAGATAACGAAAAAGAGTTCAAGAATGAGGTTAAAGTGATAGGTCAGATTCACCACAAGAACCTAGTGAGGCTCATTGGCTTCTGCAACGAAGGACAGAGCCAGATGATCGTCTATGAGTTTTTACCACAAGGGACGCTAGCCAATTTTCTCTTCAGGCGTCCGAGGCCGAGCTGGGAAGATAGAAAGAATATTGCGGTGGCCATTGCTCGTGGAATCTTGTATCTACATGAAGAGTGCAGCGAGCAGATCATACACTGTGACATAAAACCGCAGAACATACTCCTAGATGAGTATTACACTCCTCGGATCTCGGATTTTGGTCTAGCAAAGCTTTTGTTGATGAACCAAACGTATACGCTCACTAACATCCGTGGAACAAAAGGGTATGTGGCCCCTGAATGGTTCAGGAATAGCCCCATTACATCCAAAGTAGATGTTTATAGCTATGGAGTAATGCTTTTAGAAATCGTGTGCTGCAAGAAAGCCGTCGACCTTGAGGATAACGTGATTCTCATCAATTGGGCTTACGATTGTTTTCGACAAGGAAGGTTGGAAGATCTGACTGAGGACGATTCAGAGGCAATGAATGACATGGAAACTGTGGAGAGATATGTGAAAATAGCGATATGGTGTATACAAGAAGAGCATGGGATGAGACCTAACATGAGAAATGTTACACAGATGCTTGAAGGTGTGATTCAAGTTTTTGATCCTCCAAATCCGTCTCCTTATAGCACTTTCACTTGGTCTGATGAATCTTTGTCTAGTGATCCAGTGTCACTTGTTTGA